From a single Silene latifolia isolate original U9 population chromosome 6, ASM4854445v1, whole genome shotgun sequence genomic region:
- the LOC141586352 gene encoding protein LURP-one-related 7 isoform X1 — MVSQQFDTPCVEEKETDVIVSEDEIGIGIPQIPFDLFVKKTRKSIRFTDAFQNLVYQSTASQHQHHGNRRHVLHDVSGNTLLSLFRSHDGSWKGLKGDGLREELLFKVERTLNTFSKAEFNVILTGDSTFTMRGCCFWRTCTIYKEDKSLVAQTNLMYTLGFRKHFVSRSKFRVTIFPGFADYTLVAGLILVLFEGRK, encoded by the exons ATGGTGTCTCAACAATTTGATACTCCCTG TGTAGAAGAAAAAGAGACGGATGTGATTGTTTCTGAGGATGAAATCGGAATTGGAATTCCACAGATACCCTTTGATCTATTTGTGAAGAAGACTCGCAAATCTATTCGCTTTACTGATGCTTTCCAGAATCTAGTCTACCAATCAACTGCTTCTCAACACCAACACCATGGCAATCGCAGACATGTCTTGCATGATGTCTCTGGCAATACTCTTCTCTCCCTTTTCCGCTCTCAT GATGGCTCATGGAAAGGGCTTAAAGGCGATGGTCTAAGAGAGGAGTTATTATTCAAAGTGGAGCGAACGCTGAATACATTCAGTAAGGCAGAGTTCAATGTAATCCTTACTGGAGACTCGACTTTCACAATGAGAGGTTGCTGTTTTTGGAGAACTTGCACAATCTATAAGGAGGACAAATCTCTAGTAGCTCAG ACGAATCTAATGTATACACTTGGTTTTCGGAAGCACTTCGTCTCAAGGAGTAAATTCAGAGTAACCATATTTCCTGGTTTCGCAGATTATACCTTGGTTGCGGGTTTGATATTGGTTTTATTTGAAGGGCGGAAATAA
- the LOC141586352 gene encoding protein LURP-one-related 7 isoform X2, whose product MDTMMHSTSSVEEKETDVIVSEDEIGIGIPQIPFDLFVKKTRKSIRFTDAFQNLVYQSTASQHQHHGNRRHVLHDVSGNTLLSLFRSHDGSWKGLKGDGLREELLFKVERTLNTFSKAEFNVILTGDSTFTMRGCCFWRTCTIYKEDKSLVAQTNLMYTLGFRKHFVSRSKFRVTIFPGFADYTLVAGLILVLFEGRK is encoded by the exons ATGGATACAATGATGCATTCAACTTCAAGTGTAGAAGAAAAAGAGACGGATGTGATTGTTTCTGAGGATGAAATCGGAATTGGAATTCCACAGATACCCTTTGATCTATTTGTGAAGAAGACTCGCAAATCTATTCGCTTTACTGATGCTTTCCAGAATCTAGTCTACCAATCAACTGCTTCTCAACACCAACACCATGGCAATCGCAGACATGTCTTGCATGATGTCTCTGGCAATACTCTTCTCTCCCTTTTCCGCTCTCAT GATGGCTCATGGAAAGGGCTTAAAGGCGATGGTCTAAGAGAGGAGTTATTATTCAAAGTGGAGCGAACGCTGAATACATTCAGTAAGGCAGAGTTCAATGTAATCCTTACTGGAGACTCGACTTTCACAATGAGAGGTTGCTGTTTTTGGAGAACTTGCACAATCTATAAGGAGGACAAATCTCTAGTAGCTCAG ACGAATCTAATGTATACACTTGGTTTTCGGAAGCACTTCGTCTCAAGGAGTAAATTCAGAGTAACCATATTTCCTGGTTTCGCAGATTATACCTTGGTTGCGGGTTTGATATTGGTTTTATTTGAAGGGCGGAAATAA
- the LOC141586357 gene encoding uncharacterized protein LOC141586357, which translates to MAMLSEEITTLCSHCNRPIPSTNIDLHFVHCSRNLEKCKVCGDMIPRKHAEDHYLETHAPVACSLCTATMERDILDVHKGESCPQRIITCEFCEFPLPAIDLIEHQEVCGNRTERCLRCSRYIRLRDSYVHETTCNAVVEGIVGSSRDARTGAERPPRPERRAGPPFLRRHLLFSIAITGIAFILGSLLFQKKSDITPGH; encoded by the exons ATGGCTATGTTATCTGAAGAAATTACTACCCTTTGCAGTCACTG CAATAGACCTATCCCTTCGACCAACATCGATTTGCATTTTGTTCACTGCTCTCGGAATCTTGAAAAATGCAAAGTTTGCGGTGATATGATTCCAAGAAAGCATGCCGAAGATCATTACCTTGAAACTCATGCTCCT GTAGCTTGTTCTCTATGTACTGCGACAATGGAACGTGATATTTTGGATGTGCATAAAGGTGAAAGCTGTCCTCAAAGGATTATAACATGTGAATTCTGTGAATTTCCTCTGCCAGCCATTGATTTGATTGAACATCAG GAAGTATGTGGAAATCGAACGGAACGCTGTCTTCGTTGTAGCAGGTACATCAGACTACGTGATAGTTATGTCCATGAAACGACTTGCAATGCTGTTGTGGAGGGTATCGTGGGCTCTTCCAG gGATGCACGGACAGGTGCTGAAAGACCACCACGACCAGAAAGAAGGGCTGGACCACCGTTTCTGCGTAGACATCTGCTATTCTCTATCGCCATCACCGGGATCGCGTTTATCTTGGGATCTCTGCTCTTTCAGAAGAAGTCTGACATCACTCCAGGTCACTAG